A region from the Stygiolobus caldivivus genome encodes:
- a CDS encoding glycosyltransferase family 2 protein, translating to MSTENSNNNIVGKEIKKENINDLVTVVLCTLNEEEAIGKVIDDLKKEGFNNILVIDGYSTDKTAEIAESKGARVIYQHWEGKTGAVKTALDYVDTPFVAFLDADGSYPPSELHKLLAHAQKHVEVIGKRSEKNISFIHRIGNRIINRLFQFLFSADVGDVLSGMYVLNTNIAKTLSLSSKRFEVEVEIASQMVRKGKVTYVPIRYEKRIGKSKLNGFKDGLKIVLHMLKLAWIYNPFLVYSLIISLLIIPGLATMGYVMLEYMLRGIFHSGYALMGVMFILLGINGFFMAGLASQLNKIQIEIENKYHKNSSNI from the coding sequence ATGTCAACAGAAAATAGCAATAACAACATAGTAGGAAAGGAAATTAAAAAAGAGAATATAAATGATCTAGTAACTGTAGTTTTATGCACTTTAAATGAGGAGGAAGCAATCGGTAAAGTTATTGACGACTTAAAGAAGGAAGGGTTTAATAACATATTAGTTATTGACGGTTACTCGACTGATAAAACTGCTGAAATAGCTGAGTCTAAAGGCGCTAGAGTTATCTATCAGCACTGGGAGGGTAAGACGGGTGCAGTTAAGACGGCACTCGATTATGTGGATACACCTTTTGTAGCATTTCTTGACGCTGATGGCAGTTATCCTCCTTCGGAACTTCATAAATTACTAGCACATGCACAGAAACACGTAGAAGTAATTGGAAAAAGGTCAGAAAAGAATATATCATTTATTCATAGAATAGGGAATAGAATAATAAATAGACTATTCCAATTCTTATTCTCAGCTGATGTAGGAGATGTTTTATCAGGAATGTATGTTCTGAACACTAATATAGCTAAGACATTAAGCCTAAGTTCAAAGAGATTCGAAGTGGAAGTAGAAATAGCTTCACAGATGGTAAGAAAAGGTAAGGTAACCTACGTACCAATAAGATATGAAAAGAGGATAGGTAAATCAAAGTTAAACGGGTTCAAAGACGGATTAAAGATAGTACTACATATGCTGAAGTTGGCATGGATTTATAATCCGTTTTTAGTATACTCACTAATAATTTCTCTACTTATAATACCAGGTTTAGCCACTATGGGATATGTTATGCTAGAGTATATGTTACGCGGGATTTTCCACAGTGGATATGCTCTAATGGGCGTAATGTTTATCCTTCTTGGAATAAATGGATTCTTTATGGCGGGACTTGCATCTCAGCTTAATAAAATACAGATTGAAATAGAGAATAAATACCATAAAAATAGTAGTAATATATAA
- a CDS encoding sugar phosphate nucleotidyltransferase, translating into MHAVITAAGLGTRLLPASKEIPKEMFPIPFKGQFKPIIQIIFEQLYDIGIRDFIIVVGRGKRVIEDHFTPDYDFINYLESKGKVNQADYLRQFYRKIEDSRIAFVNQPEPRGFGDAVLRAEPFVQGEFLVVAADTILSTIPISSMVVNSFLVTTVRDPRPYGVVVVDDEGFVIDVEEKPKEPKSNLVIVPYYIFDKDIFGELKQVKYNDELQLTDGIKGLIRKGKKFKAIKVDIVYDLGTIDNYIESIRKLVT; encoded by the coding sequence ATTCATGCAGTAATTACTGCAGCTGGTCTTGGAACTAGATTGCTTCCTGCATCTAAAGAAATTCCTAAGGAAATGTTTCCTATTCCCTTTAAGGGGCAATTTAAGCCTATAATTCAAATTATTTTTGAGCAACTATACGATATCGGAATAAGGGATTTCATAATAGTAGTCGGAAGAGGTAAGAGAGTTATTGAGGATCACTTTACGCCTGACTACGACTTTATTAATTATCTCGAATCTAAGGGTAAGGTAAACCAAGCAGATTACTTAAGGCAATTTTATCGGAAAATAGAGGATAGTAGAATAGCCTTTGTTAACCAGCCAGAACCTAGAGGTTTTGGTGACGCGGTGTTAAGGGCAGAACCCTTCGTCCAGGGAGAATTTCTAGTAGTTGCTGCGGATACTATTCTATCTACAATACCTATATCTTCTATGGTTGTTAATTCATTTTTAGTTACCACTGTCCGGGATCCAAGACCTTATGGTGTAGTAGTTGTTGATGATGAAGGATTTGTTATCGATGTTGAAGAAAAGCCAAAGGAACCCAAATCTAATTTAGTTATAGTTCCGTACTATATTTTTGACAAGGATATCTTTGGTGAATTAAAACAAGTTAAGTATAATGATGAACTCCAACTGACTGACGGCATAAAAGGTCTAATAAGAAAAGGTAAGAAGTTTAAGGCAATAAAAGTAGATATAGTTTACGATTTAGGTACAATAGATAATTATATTGAATCAATAAGAAAGCTCGTAACTTAA
- a CDS encoding UDP-glucose dehydrogenase family protein produces the protein MKIGIVGLGVVGLVTGAVLADQGHEIVGVDIDQNKVKGLQCNRSPIYEPGLDELLQKNKERFTFTTDYSMLKEADVVFITVATPTVEGKNYIGYVLDAAKAMKPYLKRDTIVVVKSTVVPGTSRKVKQIVEREVVSNPEFLREGNAVVDTAKPDRIVIGSDNKASGDMIENLWSFTKSTVLRTSIEEAEMIKYAANSFLATKISFINEIANLCEVIPNCDVNTIAKAIGLDKRIAPYFLNAGLGYGGSCFPKDTLAFVSFARELGEELKIIEATIKVNEERPKRAVKIMKELLGGLNSKTVCILGIAFKPNTDDTRESVGLKIAKLLSDEGANVLAYDPKAKTSLVKMVGSKEECVKVADGVIIATEWEEFRGIEQMLQDKAVLDGRRVLDPNKMSRKKFRAIGLYRGD, from the coding sequence ATGAAGATAGGTATTGTGGGCTTAGGTGTTGTAGGATTAGTTACGGGCGCAGTGCTAGCAGATCAAGGGCATGAAATAGTCGGAGTTGACATCGACCAAAATAAGGTTAAAGGTCTGCAGTGTAATCGTTCCCCCATCTATGAACCAGGTTTAGACGAACTTCTCCAAAAAAATAAAGAGAGATTTACATTTACCACGGATTATTCAATGTTAAAGGAGGCGGACGTTGTTTTTATTACAGTTGCCACCCCTACTGTAGAAGGGAAAAACTATATAGGTTATGTCTTAGACGCTGCTAAGGCTATGAAACCTTATCTTAAGAGAGATACTATTGTAGTCGTTAAAAGTACTGTAGTCCCCGGTACAAGTAGAAAAGTAAAACAGATAGTAGAAAGGGAAGTAGTGTCTAACCCGGAGTTTCTAAGGGAAGGAAACGCTGTGGTAGACACCGCCAAGCCAGACAGAATAGTGATCGGGAGCGACAATAAAGCCTCAGGAGATATGATCGAGAACTTATGGTCATTTACAAAGAGTACTGTTTTAAGGACTTCCATTGAAGAAGCTGAAATGATCAAGTACGCTGCTAACTCTTTCTTAGCGACTAAAATTTCATTTATCAATGAAATTGCAAACCTATGTGAGGTGATACCCAACTGTGATGTCAATACTATTGCTAAGGCTATAGGACTAGATAAGAGGATAGCCCCTTATTTCTTAAATGCTGGCTTAGGTTACGGGGGTTCATGTTTTCCCAAGGATACTCTAGCCTTTGTGTCATTTGCTAGAGAGCTGGGAGAGGAGTTAAAGATTATAGAAGCTACTATAAAAGTTAACGAAGAAAGGCCTAAAAGGGCAGTAAAGATAATGAAAGAGCTATTAGGTGGTCTTAATAGTAAAACAGTCTGTATTTTAGGCATTGCTTTTAAGCCCAATACGGATGATACTAGGGAAAGTGTAGGACTAAAAATCGCTAAACTATTGTCTGATGAGGGGGCAAATGTCTTGGCATACGATCCCAAGGCTAAAACATCTTTAGTAAAAATGGTGGGCAGTAAAGAAGAGTGTGTAAAGGTGGCAGATGGCGTGATAATAGCTACAGAGTGGGAGGAGTTCAGAGGAATAGAACAAATGCTTCAAGATAAGGCTGTGCTAGATGGAAGAAGAGTCCTTGACCCCAACAAGATGTCAAGAAAGAAGTTCAGGGCAATAGGACTATATAGGGGTGATTAA
- a CDS encoding NAD-dependent epimerase/dehydratase family protein — MKILISGGAGFLGFHLTKALLEEGEEITIVDDLSTAKYFDIRRDVEFIKKKVEEFDTDKKYDIVIHLAARPSPEDYIQHPVDTALSNSLGTYRMLEIARKSNARFVYTSSSEVYGSASIIPTPETYWGYVNPIGIRSCYDESKRFSEALIMAYYRQYKLDTRIQRPFNVYGPGLREDGTYGRVVSRFIYQALKGEDLTVFGDGNQTRAFLYISDWVEATKKLIYKDELAGEVFNIGSDKETKIVDLAKMIIKLTDSKSKIKFLPPRPDDPPRRAADITRAKEKLDWYPQVSLEEGLKLTINWFKGVLQ; from the coding sequence ATGAAAATACTTATAAGTGGAGGAGCAGGATTCTTAGGTTTTCATCTGACAAAAGCATTATTGGAAGAAGGAGAAGAAATAACAATAGTTGATGATCTATCAACCGCGAAATATTTTGACATACGAAGGGATGTAGAATTTATTAAGAAAAAAGTTGAAGAATTTGATACAGATAAAAAGTACGATATTGTTATTCATTTAGCTGCTAGACCCTCACCAGAAGACTATATACAGCATCCAGTAGATACGGCCTTGTCAAACTCTTTAGGTACTTATAGAATGCTCGAAATAGCGAGAAAGAGTAACGCAAGGTTTGTTTATACTTCTTCATCTGAAGTATATGGTTCCGCTTCGATAATTCCGACTCCAGAGACCTATTGGGGTTATGTAAATCCGATAGGTATAAGGAGTTGTTACGACGAGAGTAAGAGGTTCTCAGAAGCCTTGATAATGGCCTACTATAGGCAATATAAGCTGGATACAAGAATTCAGAGGCCTTTTAACGTGTACGGCCCCGGCCTTAGAGAAGATGGAACATATGGTAGAGTAGTTTCAAGGTTTATTTACCAAGCACTGAAAGGAGAGGATCTGACAGTGTTCGGAGATGGAAATCAAACCAGAGCATTTCTATATATATCAGACTGGGTTGAGGCTACAAAAAAGTTAATATACAAAGACGAATTAGCAGGAGAAGTATTTAATATAGGTTCCGACAAAGAAACAAAAATCGTTGATTTAGCTAAAATGATAATAAAGCTCACCGATAGTAAATCCAAAATAAAATTCCTTCCCCCTAGACCCGATGATCCACCTAGAAGAGCGGCAGATATAACTAGGGCTAAAGAGAAACTAGACTGGTATCCACAAGTATCTCTCGAGGAAGGGTTAAAACTTACTATTAACTGGTTTAAGGGTGTATTACAATGA
- a CDS encoding IS6 family transposase — protein sequence MGTRWKVPVLTQITLMGYINLNPRFYPRETIAHALAEYLAGLSSWRTHLPHSTLLYYFRRLSYVKYVVPLSGGYAIDETEVRAVKGEYYYVWVVRDVNTKAIPFFMVTSLRSGVHVLVVLASMGGVEEEARRVFNVRVDKVVYLHDGATVYNAFSWLNVEHKRVKFGERDYAEQGFRSLKHRLSPMDSHFPWDASKYTLVRWLSVFFLVYNVLYAPVYLLGKGVMINVNISN from the coding sequence ATGGGGACTAGGTGGAAAGTCCCCGTGCTCACCCAAATAACCCTAATGGGGTATATTAACCTTAACCCGAGGTTTTACCCGAGAGAAACAATAGCTCACGCCCTTGCCGAGTACTTAGCAGGGCTCTCCTCATGGAGGACACACCTACCCCACTCAACACTGCTCTACTATTTCAGGAGGTTGAGCTACGTGAAGTACGTCGTCCCCTTGAGCGGGGGATACGCCATTGACGAGACTGAGGTGAGGGCTGTAAAGGGCGAATACTACTACGTGTGGGTGGTTAGGGACGTTAATACCAAGGCTATACCCTTCTTCATGGTCACCAGCTTGAGGAGCGGTGTACACGTACTCGTTGTGCTCGCAAGCATGGGTGGGGTCGAAGAGGAGGCGAGGAGGGTATTTAACGTGAGGGTCGACAAGGTCGTCTACCTGCACGACGGTGCTACAGTATATAACGCTTTCTCGTGGCTTAATGTGGAGCACAAGAGGGTGAAGTTCGGGGAAAGGGATTATGCGGAGCAGGGGTTCAGGAGTTTGAAGCATAGGTTGTCGCCCATGGACTCCCACTTCCCTTGGGACGCGAGTAAGTACACGTTGGTGAGGTGGTTGTCTGTGTTTTTCCTGGTGTATAATGTGCTTTACGCTCCTGTGTATTTGTTAGGCAAGGGGGTGATGATAAATGTAAATATTTCAAATTAA